A genomic region of Methanobrevibacter arboriphilus JCM 13429 = DSM 1125 contains the following coding sequences:
- the sucC gene encoding ADP-forming succinate--CoA ligase subunit beta → MKFFEHAAKKLFKKNGISILEGHVAYSPEEAMEIASEMGGSVALKSQVLIGGRGKAGGIKFADDPGEAFEIAGNLLDMEIKGEKVKHLLVEKKAEIKEEFFLTVSIDRSSKKPIIMASIEGGVEIEQLAIDNPEKIIKYHVNPLEEFLPYEAREIARKMGVSSDLISSVGGIIWKLYNVFDKYDAQVAEINPLILTNDGLIAADAKLEIENDSLFRHTELAEANSFKPKEFAFVKLEGDIAVIGNGAGLTLTGMDMIKLNGGNPATFLDIGGGASENTIKKALNLVLNYSPVKVVFLNVLGGITRADDVAKGVIKALDSSKRKINIVIRLTGTNEEEGQKILEEAGIPFEISMEKAAKKAVEIRNSLVE, encoded by the coding sequence ATGAAATTTTTTGAACATGCTGCAAAAAAATTATTTAAAAAAAATGGAATTAGTATTTTAGAAGGACATGTAGCTTATTCTCCTGAAGAAGCGATGGAAATTGCTAGTGAGATGGGTGGTTCTGTAGCTTTAAAATCACAAGTTTTGATTGGTGGTAGGGGAAAAGCGGGTGGAATTAAATTTGCTGATGATCCTGGTGAAGCTTTTGAAATAGCTGGAAATTTGTTAGATATGGAAATTAAAGGTGAAAAAGTAAAGCATCTATTGGTTGAAAAAAAAGCAGAAATTAAAGAAGAGTTTTTTTTAACTGTTTCTATTGATAGGTCTTCTAAAAAACCTATTATTATGGCTAGTATAGAAGGTGGAGTTGAAATTGAACAATTAGCTATTGATAATCCTGAAAAAATCATTAAATATCATGTTAATCCTTTAGAAGAGTTTTTACCTTATGAAGCAAGAGAAATTGCTCGTAAAATGGGTGTTAGCTCCGATCTAATCTCTTCTGTTGGAGGTATCATTTGGAAGTTATACAATGTATTTGATAAATATGATGCACAGGTAGCTGAAATTAATCCTCTTATACTTACAAATGATGGCTTGATTGCTGCTGATGCAAAGCTTGAAATTGAAAATGATTCTCTTTTCCGCCATACAGAATTAGCTGAGGCTAATTCATTTAAACCTAAGGAATTTGCTTTTGTAAAACTTGAAGGAGATATTGCTGTTATTGGAAATGGTGCAGGTCTTACTCTTACTGGCATGGACATGATAAAACTTAATGGGGGAAATCCTGCTACTTTTTTAGATATTGGTGGTGGTGCATCTGAAAATACTATTAAAAAAGCATTAAATCTTGTTTTAAATTATTCTCCTGTAAAAGTAGTTTTTTTAAATGTACTTGGAGGAATAACAAGGGCTGATGATGTGGCTAAAGGTGTTATTAAAGCTTTAGATTCTTCAAAAAGGAAAATAAATATTGTAATACGTCTTACTGGGACTAATGAAGAAGAAGGTCAAAAAATATTAGAAGAAGCAGGAATACCTTTTGAAATATCAATGGAAAAAGCAGCTAAAAAAGCTGTTGAAATTAGAAATTCTCTTGTTGAATAG
- a CDS encoding transglutaminase domain-containing protein — protein sequence MVCATPFGVNVDSQINSEKTHNNGIKASAASEVVKKTNSSDLNKNTTKTVKVVVKSTKMSKSDYKVMKSSINKYKSANGSNPDSYYWKSKALTIYKKDYLDAISRYNKFVKTNKVDPIYVNIFNSVKYVKCTESDNDDKKIKKSAKLPLAGELSGVKGLTVLQKYMNRHLNHVNGGPSTFSGVVKSKVGDCWGLAEWAAKQLKANKYKVRIVQGVNSYVSNHRWVQVRLNGKWLNFESSLVTKKYGSKNYSNTCARLNKIVKTL from the coding sequence ATGGTCTGTGCAACTCCTTTTGGAGTAAATGTAGATAGTCAAATCAATTCTGAAAAGACACATAATAACGGAATAAAAGCATCTGCAGCTTCAGAAGTCGTTAAAAAGACAAATAGTTCAGATTTAAATAAAAATACAACAAAAACTGTTAAAGTTGTTGTCAAATCTACTAAAATGTCTAAAAGTGACTATAAAGTGATGAAAAGTTCCATTAACAAATATAAATCTGCCAATGGTTCCAATCCCGATAGTTATTATTGGAAATCTAAAGCATTAACAATCTATAAAAAAGATTATCTTGATGCAATAAGTAGATATAATAAATTTGTAAAAACTAATAAAGTAGATCCTATTTATGTAAATATTTTCAATTCTGTGAAATATGTAAAATGTACTGAATCTGATAATGATGATAAAAAAATTAAAAAATCTGCTAAGTTACCATTAGCAGGGGAATTATCTGGAGTTAAAGGTTTAACAGTTTTACAAAAATATATGAATAGGCATCTTAATCATGTAAATGGAGGCCCTTCAACTTTTTCAGGTGTTGTAAAGTCAAAAGTTGGAGATTGTTGGGGGTTAGCTGAGTGGGCAGCTAAACAATTAAAAGCAAATAAATATAAGGTTAGAATTGTTCAAGGTGTAAACTCATATGTTTCAAACCATAGATGGGTTCAAGTAAGGCTTAATGGTAAATGGTTAAACTTTGAATCTTCATTAGTTACTAAAAAATATGGAAGTAAAAACTATTCCAATACATGTGCAAGGTTAAATAAAATAGTTAAAACTTTGTAG
- the tpiA gene encoding triose-phosphate isomerase, translating to MKTPIVILNFKTYLESSGENALNLAKDLESAAIESGITMAAAPQATDIFRITQETDIPILAQHIDPINPGGHTGSNLIDCMIESGIKGTLLNHSEKRMKLSDIDEVIKSSKERDVFSVVCTNNIETSVAAATLNPEFVAVEPPELIGSGIPVSQAEPEIVEGTVAKVKKINKKTEVLCGAGISTGDDMHAALDLGASGVLLASGIILADNPKEALINLVSKI from the coding sequence ATCAAAACACCAATTGTTATTTTAAATTTTAAGACTTATTTAGAATCTAGTGGAGAAAATGCACTTAATTTAGCTAAAGATCTTGAGTCTGCAGCTATTGAATCAGGTATAACTATGGCAGCTGCTCCTCAAGCTACAGATATATTTAGAATAACTCAAGAAACTGATATTCCTATTTTAGCTCAGCATATCGATCCTATAAATCCTGGAGGGCATACTGGAAGCAATCTTATAGATTGTATGATTGAATCAGGGATAAAAGGGACTTTATTAAATCATTCTGAGAAAAGAATGAAATTATCTGATATTGATGAAGTTATTAAATCATCTAAAGAACGAGATGTTTTTTCAGTAGTATGTACTAATAATATTGAAACTAGTGTAGCAGCAGCTACTCTTAATCCAGAATTTGTTGCTGTTGAACCTCCAGAACTTATTGGGTCTGGTATTCCTGTGTCTCAAGCTGAACCTGAAATTGTTGAAGGAACAGTAGCAAAAGTAAAAAAAATTAATAAAAAAACAGAGGTCTTATGCGGGGCTGGAATTTCTACTGGTGATGATATGCATGCAGCTTTGGATTTAGGAGCCTCTGGAGTTCTTCTAGCTTCAGGAATAATATTGGCAGATAATCCTAAAGAAGCATTAATAAATTTAGTTAGTAAGATTTAA
- the twy1 gene encoding 4-demethylwyosine synthase TYW1, with protein sequence MSNSLINQEKNVSLSLEDQKKLEYSGYRFLGSKGHSAVKICHWTKKSILNEGFCYKEKFYGIESHRCLQMSPAVPFCHQKCSFCWRDLSLTKTKWVGDYDDPKTIIQDAIHAQNKLLCGFFGNDKADRKKLEESKKPNNAAISLAGEPMFYPDINDLIAEFKKQDFTTFLVSNGVIYEKLANLQNEPTQLYLSLDAPDKKTYVDLCTPQINDAWLNINKSLETLNSFDSRTCIRTTCVKHKNMFDHENYAKLIDLANPDYIEIKAYMCVGYSRDRLTLDNMPTFNEVIDFAQKIADLTGREITNDSEISRVVLLE encoded by the coding sequence ATGTCAAATTCATTAATTAATCAAGAAAAAAATGTTTCATTATCATTGGAAGATCAAAAAAAATTGGAATATAGTGGGTATCGTTTTCTTGGTAGTAAGGGACATTCTGCTGTTAAAATTTGTCATTGGACTAAAAAAAGTATTCTGAATGAAGGATTTTGTTATAAAGAAAAATTTTATGGTATTGAAAGTCATAGATGTCTTCAAATGTCTCCTGCAGTGCCTTTTTGCCATCAAAAGTGTTCTTTTTGTTGGAGGGATCTCTCACTTACAAAAACAAAATGGGTGGGTGATTATGATGATCCTAAGACCATTATTCAAGATGCTATTCATGCTCAAAATAAACTTCTTTGTGGTTTTTTTGGTAATGATAAAGCAGATAGAAAAAAATTAGAAGAATCTAAGAAACCAAATAATGCAGCTATATCATTAGCTGGCGAACCTATGTTTTATCCAGATATTAATGACCTTATTGCTGAATTTAAAAAACAGGATTTTACAACATTTTTAGTTAGTAATGGTGTTATTTATGAAAAGTTGGCTAATCTTCAAAATGAACCAACACAACTATATCTTTCCTTAGATGCACCTGATAAAAAAACTTATGTTGATCTTTGTACTCCTCAAATAAATGATGCTTGGTTAAATATAAATAAATCACTTGAAACACTAAATAGTTTTGATTCAAGAACATGTATACGAACTACATGTGTAAAGCATAAAAACATGTTTGATCATGAAAATTATGCAAAATTAATTGATCTTGCAAACCCTGACTATATAGAAATCAAAGCATATATGTGTGTTGGTTATTCTAGAGATAGATTAACACTTGATAACATGCCTACATTTAATGAAGTAATTGATTTTGCTCAAAAGATAGCTGACCTCACTGGAAGAGAAATTACCAATGATTCAGAGATCAGTCGAGTTGTTCTTTTAGAATAA